TCGCACCCGACGCCGTAGACACCGCCTGCGACCGTGAGACCCTCATAAAAGAAGCACGCATGATCGAAGCAGACGACCTTACGCGCATGATAAAAAGACTATACGAAGGAGCCCAAGAAAGCAAATACACCTCCGATGCACGCATCAGCGCAGAAGTCACACTCCTCGACCTCTGCGCACGCCAATACAGCGGAACCGAGATCGACCGCCTCATCGCACGCATCGCCGACCTCGAAGACAAAATCGAAAGCGGCAGCTTCACCGTCAGCGCACCGACCGCAAGCACCATAACAGTCCCAAGCGCACCTAGCGCACCTATGCCGGCCGTCGCGCCCGCACAGCCAAGCGCACAAATACCACCTTCGCAAAACACACCTGCGCATAGGGCAGAGCTTACAGAACAGTCGAGTACACCCCCGCAAGAAGCGCAGCCTGCCGTACAGCCGACCGCACAGCAGCGACCTGCCGTGCGCACCACAACCTACCGCGCACCCATGCCCCCAAGCCGTGCGCCCGAAGTACCTGCGCCCCCGACCAAACGCTCCGACCCGCCCACACCCAACGCAGACCACGCGAGCATCATGAAAAAAGCACTCGAGATCTTGGGTGCCGAAGGCAAAAAAGCCGTCGTCGCCTGCGTCAAAACAGCGCAGATACAAACCATCACCGACACAGCCGTCGTCCTTACTGCTGAACGCGAATTCGTCAAAAACTACGTCGAAGGCACCTACCGAACCATCCTCGAAAACACCTTCGCACGCATCCTCGGCCGCCAAATCCGCATCTCTTGCACCTGCGGCGCAGCCAAGCCCCAAGAAAAAGACAACCCCTACGCCAAATATCCGCGCGCCGTCCAAGAAGGCATCAAAATGTTCGGCGACAACATCACCGTCATAAAAAACTGACAAAACCCTCGCCAGAACAGCGTAATTCTGGTATGATAAATAAGAACCGCAAAAAC
The nucleotide sequence above comes from Selenomonadales bacterium. Encoded proteins:
- the dnaX gene encoding DNA polymerase III subunit gamma/tau → MAYVALYRKWRPQNFDSVIGQPHIVRTLTNAIEKNKVAHAYLFSGPRGTGKTSTAKILARALNCHHGPTTDPCGTCDACRKITEGSSMDVLEIDAASNRGIDEIRSLRDTVGFLPVDGRYKVYIIDEVHMLTTEAFNALLKTLEEPPEHIIFILATTEPHKIPATIHSRCQRYDFRRISASDIEMRLSDIVERMKLSVEQDALKLIATAAEGGMRDALSLLDQCLTVGDGTITADDVLGLLGMVGHTWTSRLAQTIAQKDGRQTLLAFSELIANGKDPRQTLIELAEHMRNLLLAQVAPDAVDTACDRETLIKEARMIEADDLTRMIKRLYEGAQESKYTSDARISAEVTLLDLCARQYSGTEIDRLIARIADLEDKIESGSFTVSAPTASTITVPSAPSAPMPAVAPAQPSAQIPPSQNTPAHRAELTEQSSTPPQEAQPAVQPTAQQRPAVRTTTYRAPMPPSRAPEVPAPPTKRSDPPTPNADHASIMKKALEILGAEGKKAVVACVKTAQIQTITDTAVVLTAEREFVKNYVEGTYRTILENTFARILGRQIRISCTCGAAKPQEKDNPYAKYPRAVQEGIKMFGDNITVIKN